The Oscillospiraceae bacterium genome contains a region encoding:
- a CDS encoding 1-deoxy-D-xylulose-5-phosphate reductoisomerase, producing the protein MEKKTIALLGSTGSIGTQALEVADECGFEVSAVCANSNIKMLEEQIRKYSPAYCAVGDEKSAADLKVRVSDTNVRVLSGFDGICETAYESKADILLNSLMGKCGIRPTLHAIDSGKNIAMANKEPLVCAGEIILSRAKEKGVEFLPVDSEHSAIFQCLSGGFNRYESIKRLIITASGGPFYGRTRKELEKVTLEQALNHPTWSMGQKITIDSATLMNKGLELIEAVRLFGVPQEKIEITVHRQSIVHSMVEFCDGSVLGQMGNPNMKHCIQFALTYPYRTESLCRPLDFKSGLTLTFSPPDEDTFSLIKTARNAISVGGTAPCILNGANECAVGEFLSRKISFTDIFDLVISAYNSIKPIINPTLEDIEAADIAAREKVLELCS; encoded by the coding sequence ATGGAAAAAAAGACGATAGCTTTACTTGGCTCAACGGGTTCAATAGGAACTCAGGCTCTCGAAGTGGCGGACGAATGCGGATTTGAGGTTTCGGCGGTGTGTGCCAATTCGAACATTAAAATGCTGGAAGAACAGATAAGAAAATACTCTCCGGCTTATTGTGCTGTGGGTGACGAAAAAAGTGCCGCTGATCTCAAGGTGAGGGTGAGCGACACTAATGTGCGCGTGCTGAGCGGTTTTGACGGAATATGTGAAACTGCCTATGAATCAAAAGCGGACATACTTTTGAATTCCCTTATGGGAAAATGCGGAATACGTCCCACACTTCACGCTATTGACAGTGGAAAAAATATTGCTATGGCAAATAAGGAGCCCCTTGTTTGTGCAGGTGAAATAATTCTTTCCCGCGCAAAGGAAAAGGGAGTGGAATTTCTGCCCGTAGACAGCGAGCATTCTGCCATATTTCAGTGCCTTTCGGGCGGATTCAACCGCTATGAAAGCATAAAAAGGCTGATAATCACTGCTTCCGGCGGACCTTTTTACGGCAGGACCAGAAAAGAGCTTGAAAAGGTGACGCTTGAACAGGCACTTAATCATCCCACATGGAGTATGGGACAAAAAATAACAATCGATTCCGCTACACTTATGAATAAAGGTCTGGAGCTTATTGAAGCGGTGCGGCTGTTCGGTGTACCTCAGGAGAAAATAGAAATAACCGTACACCGTCAGAGTATTGTTCATTCAATGGTAGAATTCTGCGACGGCTCGGTGCTGGGTCAGATGGGTAACCCAAATATGAAGCACTGTATACAGTTTGCGCTGACTTATCCGTACCGTACCGAAAGTCTTTGCCGTCCGCTGGATTTCAAAAGCGGACTTACGCTTACATTTTCACCGCCGGACGAGGACACATTCTCACTTATAAAGACGGCACGAAATGCCATTTCGGTTGGCGGTACCGCGCCTTGCATACTTAACGGTGCGAATGAATGTGCGGTGGGCGAGTTTTTAAGCAGGAAGATAAGCTTTACCGATATTTTTGACCTTGTAATATCGGCGTATAACAGTATAAAACCAATAATCAATCCCACACTTGAGGATATTGAAGCGGCAGACATCGCCGCGCGTGAAAAAGTACTTGAACTGTGTTCATAA
- the uppS gene encoding di-trans,poly-cis-decaprenylcistransferase, giving the protein MAFTLFKKKEQNITGLKMPRHIGFIMDGNGRWAKRRGLPRLAGHAAGGAAFKKICEFCINRNIEMITVYAFSTENWKRPQEEVEGLMKLFVENMHESLDVKRAKDMAITFIGDRSVFSEEMQKLMADVEKKHEHCPNKMNIAINYGGRAEIVRAARMLAERGEEITEESMSRCMYTSHGPDPELIVRTGGEMRLSNFMLWQSAYSEFYFTDVLWPDFGEKELDKALDYYRNVNRRFGGIKADKA; this is encoded by the coding sequence ATGGCATTTACACTTTTTAAGAAAAAAGAGCAGAATATTACGGGGCTTAAAATGCCCCGTCATATCGGCTTTATTATGGACGGCAACGGAAGATGGGCAAAAAGACGCGGTCTTCCCCGTCTTGCCGGACATGCCGCAGGCGGAGCCGCATTCAAAAAAATATGCGAGTTCTGCATCAACCGTAACATAGAAATGATAACCGTCTATGCTTTCTCCACTGAGAACTGGAAGCGTCCTCAGGAGGAGGTAGAGGGACTTATGAAGCTGTTTGTCGAGAACATGCACGAAAGCCTTGATGTAAAGCGTGCCAAAGATATGGCTATCACTTTTATAGGCGACAGAAGCGTGTTCAGCGAGGAAATGCAAAAGCTTATGGCGGATGTCGAAAAGAAGCATGAGCATTGTCCCAATAAAATGAACATAGCCATTAACTACGGCGGACGTGCAGAAATAGTGCGTGCGGCGCGTATGCTTGCCGAAAGGGGCGAGGAGATAACGGAGGAAAGTATGTCAAGATGTATGTACACCTCTCACGGACCCGATCCCGAGCTTATTGTACGCACGGGCGGAGAAATGCGCCTTTCCAATTTTATGTTGTGGCAAAGTGCCTATTCCGAGTTTTATTTCACCGACGTACTCTGGCCTGATTTTGGCGAAAAAGAGCTTGACAAGGCACTGGACTACTACCGTAATGTAAACCGTCGCTTCGGCGGTATAAAAGCTGATAAGGCTTAA
- a CDS encoding ribosome recycling factor — translation MKINAKEYEAKMQKSVQALENEFSTIRAGRANPAVLDKITVDYYGAPSQINTIAEVKVPEPRTILIQPWEASTLKTIEKAIIASDLGITPQNDGKCLRLVFPQLTEERRKEITKQVAKLGEDAKVALRNIRRDANDKMKDMKKKNEMTEDEQKQGEKEIQDLTDKYVKNIDEACAKKNKEIMEL, via the coding sequence ATGAAAATCAATGCTAAAGAATACGAAGCAAAAATGCAGAAATCCGTTCAGGCTCTCGAAAATGAATTCAGTACCATTCGTGCAGGACGTGCAAACCCTGCGGTACTTGATAAGATTACCGTGGATTACTACGGCGCTCCCTCTCAGATTAATACAATAGCCGAAGTGAAGGTGCCCGAGCCCAGAACAATTCTTATACAGCCCTGGGAAGCAAGCACACTCAAGACTATTGAAAAGGCTATAATCGCCTCCGACCTGGGTATCACTCCCCAGAACGACGGCAAGTGCCTGCGTCTTGTGTTCCCTCAGCTTACCGAGGAGCGCAGAAAGGAAATTACCAAACAGGTTGCTAAGCTTGGCGAGGATGCTAAGGTTGCCCTCAGAAATATCCGTCGCGATGCCAATGACAAAATGAAGGATATGAAGAAAAAGAACGAAATGACCGAGGACGAGCAGAAGCAGGGCGAAAAGGAAATTCAGGACCTTACCGATAAGTACGTAAAGAACATTGATGAGGCTTGCGCTAAAAAGAACAAAGAAATCATGGAGCTTTAA
- the pyrH gene encoding UMP kinase, with product MMKPVYKRVLIKLSGEALMQGFDAKGTKKDGIIDFDFLDIVCKKIKQAVDSGVQVAVVVGGGNIWRGAKNPNFDRVRADYMGMLATTINSIGIQDVLIQNGVNAKVMTAQTIDRAAEDFNRFRAVELLEQGTVVIFGFGLGTPYFSTDTTAVVRAAEIGADMVLFAKNVDGIYDKDPVTNPDAVKYESVSCSEILEKGLKALDYTAAAFAKDNKVEIFAFGLNDPDNIMRALCGENIGTFIKAE from the coding sequence ATTATGAAACCGGTTTATAAAAGAGTCCTTATTAAGCTCTCCGGCGAGGCACTGATGCAGGGCTTTGATGCCAAGGGGACAAAAAAGGACGGCATTATTGATTTTGACTTTCTGGACATTGTCTGCAAAAAGATAAAGCAGGCGGTGGACAGCGGTGTTCAGGTGGCAGTTGTTGTAGGCGGCGGTAATATATGGCGCGGTGCCAAGAATCCCAATTTTGACCGTGTGCGTGCCGATTATATGGGGATGCTTGCTACTACCATAAATTCCATCGGAATTCAGGATGTTCTGATACAGAACGGCGTGAATGCAAAGGTTATGACCGCCCAGACAATAGACCGCGCCGCAGAGGATTTTAACCGTTTCAGAGCGGTAGAACTTCTTGAGCAGGGAACAGTTGTGATATTCGGTTTTGGTTTGGGAACTCCTTATTTTTCCACAGATACCACCGCTGTGGTTCGTGCGGCGGAAATAGGCGCCGACATGGTGCTGTTCGCCAAGAATGTTGACGGAATATATGATAAGGACCCTGTTACCAATCCCGACGCGGTTAAGTATGAAAGCGTATCATGCAGCGAAATTCTGGAAAAGGGTCTTAAGGCTCTTGACTATACCGCGGCAGCTTTTGCCAAGGATAACAAGGTTGAGATATTTGCGTTCGGACTCAATGATCCCGACAATATAATGCGTGCATTGTGCGGTGAAAACATCGGCACATTCATAAAGGCAGAGTAA
- a CDS encoding galactokinase gives MKSIINTINDIKNGVYDEHFAILYTSEKVSAARERFLGAIDEFASLYGQDREISMFSVSGRSEISGNHTDHNHGRVIAASVSLDIIAIAAKSDSNIVRIKSEGFNQDVVDISELDPDKIRKFNSGAIIAGVCRGFLNEGFSIGGYDAYTTSNVLKGSGISSSAAFEDMVGTILNHFYNDGKVDFITLSKISQYAENVFFGKPCGLMDQIACAAGGFVTIDFEDTKNPVVKRLDFDLSAAGYSLCIVNTGGNHANLNDDYASIPAEMKSVAAAFGKDVLRGLTTEDIFSKAAQLRETVGDRAIMRAVHFINENNRVAAQVECLERGDLDGFFEGVKASGLSSFCYLQNIFTTKNVSEQGLSLALCLCEKLLSGKKAAWRVHGGGFAGTVQAFVPNEYVAQFKEAQEKVFGEGACHVLLVRPEGACKI, from the coding sequence ATGAAAAGCATTATCAACACAATAAATGACATCAAAAACGGAGTGTATGACGAGCATTTTGCCATATTATACACTTCCGAAAAAGTCAGTGCCGCCAGAGAAAGATTTCTCGGGGCAATTGACGAATTTGCCTCGCTTTACGGACAGGACAGAGAGATTTCCATGTTTTCCGTATCCGGAAGAAGCGAAATTTCCGGCAACCACACCGACCACAATCACGGACGCGTCATTGCTGCCTCTGTCAGTCTTGATATTATCGCCATTGCCGCAAAATCCGACAGCAACATCGTGCGTATAAAGAGTGAGGGGTTCAATCAGGACGTCGTTGATATTTCCGAGCTTGATCCGGACAAAATACGTAAATTTAATTCCGGCGCCATCATAGCGGGTGTATGCCGCGGATTCCTTAACGAGGGATTTTCTATCGGAGGATACGATGCTTATACCACCTCCAATGTGCTTAAGGGCTCCGGTATATCCTCCTCTGCCGCATTTGAAGATATGGTCGGCACAATTCTCAACCATTTTTACAATGACGGGAAGGTTGATTTTATCACTCTGTCAAAAATCTCCCAGTATGCCGAAAACGTATTCTTCGGAAAACCATGCGGTCTTATGGACCAGATTGCGTGTGCCGCAGGCGGTTTTGTTACAATAGACTTTGAAGATACAAAAAATCCCGTGGTAAAGCGTCTTGATTTTGACCTTTCTGCCGCAGGATACAGTCTCTGCATTGTAAATACAGGCGGAAATCACGCCAACCTCAATGACGATTACGCTTCTATACCCGCCGAAATGAAAAGTGTTGCAGCGGCATTCGGAAAAGATGTTTTGCGCGGACTTACAACAGAGGATATTTTCTCAAAAGCCGCACAGCTTCGCGAAACCGTCGGTGACCGTGCCATTATGCGTGCGGTGCATTTCATAAACGAAAACAACCGTGTTGCCGCGCAGGTGGAATGTCTCGAAAGAGGCGACCTTGACGGATTCTTTGAGGGAGTAAAAGCATCCGGACTCTCTTCCTTCTGCTATCTCCAGAATATTTTTACCACAAAGAATGTTTCCGAGCAGGGACTTTCGCTTGCACTTTGTCTGTGCGAAAAGCTGCTGAGCGGCAAAAAAGCCGCATGGCGTGTTCACGGAGGCGGCTTTGCCGGCACTGTACAGGCATTCGTTCCGAATGAGTACGTAGCTCAGTTCAAAGAAGCTCAGGAAAAAGTGTTTGGAGAAGGCGCCTGCCATGTATTGCTGGTGCGTCCGGAGGGAGCCTGCAAAATTTGA
- a CDS encoding MBL fold metallo-hydrolase encodes MIFKTLFSGSGGNCTYLKVGNTEILIDAGGSTKRIECALRELDTSLANISAIYITHEHSDHVSSLPVLLRAHGIPVYITPESARCMCTDSTRELFREYFYTIDPGKVYETGDIALIPFCTPHDSVMSVGYRICAGDKECLGYATDTGHVTDTMRKFLSGCKRVVVESNHDVDMLKNGPYPPYLKKRILADTGHLSNECCANFLCDLVDSGCESIMLAHLSKENNTPSAAYNTAKNALEQHGVKIGKDVNLAVAAEKCICDIC; translated from the coding sequence ATGATTTTTAAAACACTTTTTTCCGGTTCGGGCGGAAATTGTACCTACCTTAAAGTCGGAAACACCGAAATTTTGATTGATGCAGGCGGTTCCACAAAACGTATCGAGTGCGCCCTGCGTGAACTGGACACATCTCTTGCCAATATATCCGCAATATACATAACTCATGAGCACAGCGATCATGTAAGCTCACTGCCCGTTCTGCTTCGCGCTCACGGTATACCCGTGTACATCACTCCCGAATCCGCACGCTGTATGTGCACCGACAGTACGCGTGAGCTTTTCAGAGAATACTTTTATACCATCGACCCGGGCAAAGTGTACGAAACAGGCGATATTGCGCTTATTCCGTTTTGTACACCCCATGACTCAGTTATGAGCGTTGGATATCGCATATGCGCCGGGGACAAAGAATGTCTGGGATATGCCACCGACACCGGACATGTTACCGACACCATGAGAAAATTTCTTTCGGGATGTAAGCGCGTGGTTGTAGAGTCCAACCATGACGTTGATATGCTCAAAAACGGTCCTTACCCTCCATATCTGAAAAAACGAATACTCGCCGATACGGGGCATCTTTCCAACGAGTGCTGTGCGAACTTCCTGTGCGATCTGGTGGACAGCGGCTGTGAAAGCATTATGCTTGCGCATCTTTCAAAGGAAAACAACACTCCCTCCGCTGCATACAACACCGCAAAAAACGCTCTTGAACAGCACGGGGTAAAAATCGGAAAGGATGTAAATCTTGCCGTAGCGGCAGAAAAGTGTATATGTGACATATGCTGA
- the rlmH gene encoding 23S rRNA (pseudouridine(1915)-N(3))-methyltransferase RlmH yields MLNINIIHTGSFKEKYLREASAEYEKRISQYCRLKDIELKEAFLSDNPSESEIKAALACEEKKILENIRPGSYSIALCVEGVQITSPQLAEKFNSVACSGYSTINFIIGSSYGLSDNVKSLCDFKLSFSKMTFPHQLMRIILEEQIYRAFNISNNGKYHK; encoded by the coding sequence ATGCTGAACATAAACATAATACATACCGGTTCCTTCAAGGAAAAATACCTCAGAGAAGCCTCAGCCGAGTACGAAAAACGCATTTCTCAGTATTGCCGTCTTAAAGACATTGAGCTTAAAGAGGCCTTTCTCAGCGACAATCCTTCGGAATCCGAAATAAAAGCGGCTCTTGCCTGTGAGGAAAAAAAGATACTGGAAAACATCCGTCCCGGCTCATATTCCATAGCTCTTTGTGTGGAGGGTGTCCAGATAACCTCTCCGCAGCTTGCCGAAAAATTCAATTCCGTGGCATGCTCGGGCTATTCCACAATTAATTTTATAATCGGCAGTTCTTACGGACTCAGTGACAATGTAAAATCACTTTGCGATTTCAAGCTGTCGTTTTCCAAAATGACATTTCCCCATCAACTTATGCGCATAATTCTTGAAGAACAAATATACCGCGCTTTCAACATTTCAAACAACGGAAAATATCACAAATAG
- the plsY gene encoding glycerol-3-phosphate 1-O-acyltransferase PlsY, whose protein sequence is MQAEGGNIAVLIIGHILCIAVAYLLGSLNFAVIISKYKFNDDIRKYGSGNAGMTNMLRTYGKTAALMTFLGDAFKAFLSVFIGMLLLGESGTYLAGLGVIVGHVYPAYYGFKGGKGVVTAIITVLFIQPVIALMVIAIFALVVLCTRYMSLGSILGAAFYPLLVYTFVPGAGLKVIYAFIIAVFIIWLHRANIMRLKDGTESKIKIGSKGKK, encoded by the coding sequence ATGCAGGCAGAGGGCGGAAATATAGCCGTTCTTATAATCGGACATATTCTTTGTATTGCAGTGGCTTACCTGCTGGGAAGTCTTAACTTCGCGGTTATCATATCCAAGTATAAATTCAATGATGACATCAGAAAATACGGAAGCGGTAATGCCGGTATGACAAACATGCTGCGTACATACGGAAAAACTGCCGCCCTCATGACTTTCCTGGGCGATGCATTCAAGGCATTTTTGTCCGTGTTTATCGGCATGCTTCTCCTTGGCGAAAGCGGTACATATCTTGCCGGACTTGGCGTTATCGTAGGTCACGTATACCCTGCATACTACGGATTTAAAGGCGGAAAAGGCGTTGTCACTGCAATTATTACCGTGCTTTTCATTCAGCCTGTTATTGCGCTTATGGTAATTGCCATTTTTGCGCTTGTGGTATTATGCACACGCTATATGTCACTCGGCTCCATACTCGGCGCGGCGTTTTACCCTCTTCTTGTTTACACCTTTGTTCCGGGCGCCGGTCTCAAGGTAATATATGCCTTTATTATTGCCGTATTCATTATATGGCTCCACAGAGCGAACATCATGCGTCTCAAAGACGGCACCGAAAGCAAAATCAAAATAGGCTCGAAAGGTAAAAAGTAA
- a CDS encoding DUF362 domain-containing protein: protein MNKAVVKSCKSYDIEEITACLEAIIDNFGGLDKLFEKGNKVVIKPNLVMKKPPESAAVTHPAVIEALINILKRKTNDITIAECPGGPYTKERMSAVFRTAGYTDVAQRTGVNLCTEMSQVQVPCPEGKVTKNFTVLKEFRDADILINVSKLKSHGLTVMTGTAKNLYGLIPGLEKAQTHARFPGVDEFSDFICDLNTAFKPDLSILDAVMCMEGNGPTGGDARFVGYIIGSDHTYAADLAGAKIIGFDPDEVPMFRRAVLHGLCEKEPEIIGDSFTPLTDFKRPDHQSGGIIGMLTNSSNKFIRNIVRSRPVINKKKCVGCGECVQCCPQKTISIVNKKAHINSANCIYCYCCQELCPKKAVDIKKFFLLNFLK, encoded by the coding sequence ATGAACAAAGCCGTTGTAAAAAGCTGTAAAAGCTATGACATTGAAGAAATAACCGCTTGCCTGGAAGCAATTATTGACAATTTCGGCGGGCTTGACAAGCTCTTTGAAAAAGGAAACAAGGTTGTGATAAAGCCTAACCTTGTTATGAAAAAGCCTCCCGAAAGTGCTGCTGTAACCCACCCTGCCGTAATAGAAGCGCTTATCAATATTTTAAAGAGAAAAACAAACGATATTACCATAGCTGAATGTCCCGGCGGTCCTTACACCAAAGAACGCATGAGTGCTGTGTTCAGAACAGCGGGATACACCGATGTTGCACAACGCACAGGCGTTAATCTTTGCACAGAAATGAGTCAAGTGCAGGTTCCCTGTCCCGAAGGAAAGGTAACCAAGAATTTCACTGTGCTTAAGGAATTCCGCGATGCCGACATTCTCATAAACGTTTCAAAGCTTAAATCGCACGGTCTGACAGTCATGACAGGAACCGCAAAGAATCTTTACGGTCTCATTCCGGGTCTTGAAAAAGCCCAGACCCACGCAAGGTTTCCCGGTGTAGATGAGTTTTCTGATTTTATTTGCGACCTTAACACCGCATTCAAACCCGACCTTTCAATACTGGATGCCGTAATGTGCATGGAGGGCAATGGTCCTACCGGCGGAGATGCGCGCTTTGTCGGTTACATAATCGGCTCGGATCACACCTACGCCGCAGACCTTGCAGGCGCAAAAATAATAGGCTTTGACCCTGACGAGGTTCCCATGTTCCGCCGTGCCGTGCTTCACGGTCTTTGCGAAAAAGAGCCTGAAATAATCGGCGACAGCTTCACCCCACTTACCGACTTTAAACGTCCCGACCATCAATCCGGCGGAATAATCGGAATGCTTACCAACTCCTCAAACAAGTTTATACGCAATATAGTACGCTCGCGTCCCGTAATAAACAAGAAAAAATGTGTAGGATGCGGAGAATGTGTTCAGTGCTGTCCTCAAAAAACAATCTCAATAGTTAACAAAAAGGCTCACATAAATTCCGCGAACTGCATCTATTGCTACTGCTGTCAGGAGCTGTGCCCCAAAAAAGCGGTGGACATCAAAAAATTCTTTTTACTTAATTTCCTGAAATAA
- the ispE gene encoding 4-(cytidine 5'-diphospho)-2-C-methyl-D-erythritol kinase: protein MNITRVRLNAAAKINLTLDITGVREDGYHTLESIMQTISMYDTVDIKATDTGNIDLHVNVPFIPTDNRNTCHKAVTMYFDACGKNIPGVEIRIDKTIPSSAGMGGGSADAAAVLRGLEYIYGKCPVDIYEIAAKIGADVPFCLAGGTRMCRGIGEIMTPVQVHKSLFSKLHIVAAKNARGLSTPYMFSQFDKSPAQTIKRPDNEKMLWALKSGNVKETADNLCNVFQDIAIPERPDIATLIGNIKECGALNAVMTGSGAAVFGVFDNFSAAMRCIGKLRRENVFAEYAKFIKPTR from the coding sequence ATGAACATCACTCGCGTAAGGCTTAACGCCGCGGCAAAAATCAATCTCACACTGGATATAACAGGCGTACGAGAAGACGGTTATCATACTCTGGAGAGCATAATGCAGACCATTTCAATGTATGACACTGTGGACATAAAAGCCACCGACACCGGAAATATTGATCTTCATGTCAATGTGCCGTTCATACCAACCGACAACCGTAATACCTGCCACAAAGCCGTCACAATGTACTTTGATGCCTGCGGTAAGAACATCCCCGGTGTAGAAATACGCATCGACAAAACCATACCATCCTCCGCGGGGATGGGCGGAGGAAGCGCGGATGCCGCCGCCGTTCTGAGAGGGCTTGAGTATATATATGGAAAATGTCCAGTTGATATTTACGAAATAGCCGCAAAAATCGGTGCGGATGTTCCCTTCTGCCTGGCGGGCGGAACACGAATGTGTCGCGGAATAGGTGAAATAATGACCCCTGTTCAGGTGCATAAATCGCTGTTCTCAAAGCTTCACATTGTAGCGGCAAAAAACGCACGTGGACTTTCCACACCGTACATGTTCTCCCAGTTTGATAAATCCCCCGCACAAACCATAAAACGCCCTGATAACGAAAAAATGCTTTGGGCTCTCAAAAGCGGAAATGTGAAAGAGACAGCAGACAATCTGTGTAATGTATTTCAGGATATCGCCATTCCGGAACGCCCGGACATAGCTACACTAATCGGCAACATAAAAGAATGCGGTGCACTCAATGCCGTTATGACAGGCTCAGGTGCTGCAGTATTCGGGGTATTTGATAATTTTTCCGCTGCCATGAGGTGTATAGGAAAGCTGCGCCGAGAAAATGTTTTTGCCGAATACGCAAAATTCATAAAACCCACACGATGA
- a CDS encoding fructose-6-phosphate aldolase, which yields MLYIIDDADIEKIRECVEFYPVDGVTTNPTIISKQKADFPSLIRSLRKLIGNDRMLHIQTTAEKAEDIIREAHALQDYVGGDFYIKIPISPEGLKATMHLSKEGIKVTATAIFTQQQALIAAKAGASFVAPYVNRLDNIVSDGVHVVEEVVNLFKLHNISAKVLAASFKTVEQIHKIAMTGCQSITINPELYEKLIYHPLTLYAVDDFEKDWETVYGKNSIMDLIGR from the coding sequence ATGTTATACATTATTGACGATGCAGACATTGAAAAAATACGGGAATGTGTTGAGTTTTATCCCGTAGACGGAGTTACAACCAATCCCACCATTATTTCAAAGCAAAAGGCAGACTTTCCCTCTCTGATACGCTCACTGCGCAAGCTTATAGGCAATGATCGCATGCTTCACATACAGACCACCGCCGAAAAAGCAGAAGATATAATTCGTGAAGCGCATGCCCTGCAGGATTATGTAGGAGGAGATTTCTATATAAAAATCCCCATTTCTCCCGAGGGTCTCAAAGCCACAATGCATCTGAGCAAAGAAGGAATAAAAGTTACCGCCACCGCAATTTTCACCCAACAGCAAGCGCTTATTGCCGCAAAAGCAGGCGCATCCTTCGTAGCTCCTTACGTCAACCGACTTGATAACATCGTATCCGACGGCGTGCATGTTGTCGAAGAAGTGGTCAATCTTTTCAAGCTCCACAATATCAGCGCCAAAGTTTTGGCGGCAAGCTTCAAAACTGTTGAACAGATACACAAAATAGCCATGACCGGGTGCCAGTCCATAACCATAAATCCCGAGCTTTACGAGAAACTTATATACCATCCGCTTACTCTTTATGCAGTGGACGATTTCGAAAAGGATTGGGAAACGGTATACGGAAAAAACTCTATCATGGATCTTATCGGTCGCTGA